Proteins found in one Pontibacter sp. SGAir0037 genomic segment:
- a CDS encoding tetratricopeptide repeat protein, producing the protein MLLVYTWGISFCLTLLSFSTNALSPTPPLSQDSISESDGPGKTDQLTQWAGQLLASHPDSAYELAHRALQMAEKQEYVLGQANSHQLLGRLLYHQGVYNQSLNNLLQAEKLYLELRHEDQLGENLNYQGLVYYAIRQPELSLKHHQEALELYEKQKDQKGIAYSYGCIGRLYEKRQQYVLALEYQQKALNLYEQLQDKQGTATILENIGSILEDKEEYQEALRYFNKSVRLSEAAADSLAIIVGLNNIGDIYRKTGRYALAIETTRQALQLATRLGDRYQISSAHKDLSQEYSLTGNYKAAYEHLETFRRLHDELYSQETTQQIALLQSLFNVEQKNNEIQILEKQQQLNNLIKITLTGGIVLMALLGLVLFSRQRLKIQRNKEAMEQQEQMYQAQRKLMEAELENTQLREKQLQQDLNTQVKSLTAHTLHIIGKNQTLDELKTKLNEALQDDQKAQRRKFKSLINQIDYSIVQDKEWDDFRGTFEQVHQDFFQKLHQQARELTSSEVRLASLIKLNLPSKEIATILGISQDSLRVSRYRLKKKLQLEQGDSLSNFILNL; encoded by the coding sequence ATGCTTTTAGTATATACTTGGGGAATCAGCTTTTGCCTCACCCTCCTCTCTTTCAGTACAAACGCCCTGAGTCCTACTCCGCCACTTTCTCAGGATAGCATCTCGGAAAGCGACGGCCCAGGAAAAACAGATCAGCTTACACAATGGGCAGGCCAACTGCTGGCGAGCCACCCTGACTCGGCATACGAGTTGGCGCATCGGGCGCTGCAAATGGCCGAAAAGCAAGAGTACGTCCTGGGGCAGGCCAACAGCCATCAATTGCTCGGGCGGCTCCTTTACCACCAAGGCGTTTATAATCAATCGCTCAACAACCTGCTGCAGGCCGAAAAGCTATACCTGGAACTCCGGCACGAAGATCAGTTAGGCGAAAACCTCAACTACCAGGGCCTGGTATATTATGCCATCCGCCAGCCTGAACTCTCGCTCAAACACCATCAGGAGGCGCTGGAACTATACGAAAAGCAAAAAGATCAAAAAGGAATTGCCTACTCCTATGGCTGCATCGGGCGGCTATACGAGAAACGGCAGCAGTATGTACTGGCTTTGGAATACCAGCAGAAGGCGCTCAATTTATACGAGCAACTGCAGGATAAACAGGGCACCGCTACCATACTGGAAAACATTGGCAGTATACTCGAAGACAAGGAAGAGTATCAGGAAGCCCTGCGCTACTTTAATAAATCGGTAAGGCTGAGTGAGGCTGCCGCCGACAGTTTGGCGATTATAGTAGGGCTGAATAACATCGGCGACATCTACCGAAAGACCGGCCGCTATGCATTGGCCATAGAAACTACCCGGCAAGCCCTGCAATTGGCAACCCGGCTCGGCGATCGGTACCAGATCAGCAGTGCCCACAAAGACCTGAGCCAGGAGTATAGCTTAACTGGCAATTACAAGGCAGCCTACGAGCACCTCGAAACGTTCCGGCGCCTGCACGACGAGCTCTACAGTCAGGAAACCACACAGCAAATCGCCCTGCTGCAGTCGCTGTTTAACGTGGAACAGAAAAATAACGAGATACAGATACTGGAGAAGCAACAGCAACTCAATAACCTGATCAAAATTACCTTAACGGGCGGCATCGTGCTCATGGCTCTGTTAGGTCTTGTACTGTTCAGCCGACAACGGCTAAAAATACAACGCAACAAAGAGGCCATGGAACAGCAGGAGCAGATGTACCAAGCACAGCGCAAATTAATGGAGGCCGAACTTGAAAACACACAGCTACGCGAAAAGCAACTCCAGCAGGACCTGAACACGCAGGTAAAATCACTTACAGCACATACCCTCCACATCATCGGCAAAAACCAGACACTTGACGAACTTAAAACAAAGTTAAACGAAGCGCTGCAGGACGACCAGAAGGCACAGCGACGTAAGTTTAAAAGCCTGATCAACCAGATAGACTATAGCATAGTGCAGGACAAGGAGTGGGATGATTTCAGAGGTACTTTTGAGCAGGTACACCAGGATTTCTTTCAGAAGCTGCACCAGCAGGCACGTGAACTTACTTCTTCTGAAGTACGGCTTGCCTCACTTATCAAGCTTAATCTGCCATCCAAAGAGATCGCCACTATACTGGGTATTTCGCAAGACAGCCTTCGGGTATCACGGTACCGGCTAAAAAAGAAGCTGCAACTGGAACAGGGCGATAGCCTCAGCAACTTCATCCTTAACCTTTGA
- a CDS encoding DUF4890 domain-containing protein, giving the protein MKKIIVMLSLGVLVAGSSFAQTAPQKDKKARTEQRGPGKGQDGKEKRTPEERAQLRTERMSERLELNASQKQKVQALHLKQAKEMQAMRADAKSKEDAGKNREAMKARHVQYDAELKGILTPQQYAKYQADQAEMRARFEKRSQEKGQRFKGGESRQQRS; this is encoded by the coding sequence ATGAAAAAGATAATTGTGATGCTCTCGTTAGGTGTGTTAGTAGCTGGTAGCTCATTTGCACAAACTGCACCTCAGAAAGATAAAAAAGCCCGTACCGAACAGCGTGGTCCTGGAAAAGGACAAGACGGAAAAGAGAAGAGAACTCCTGAAGAAAGAGCACAGCTAAGAACAGAGCGTATGAGCGAGCGGCTGGAGCTGAATGCCTCTCAAAAGCAAAAGGTGCAAGCCTTACACTTAAAGCAGGCAAAAGAAATGCAGGCAATGCGTGCCGACGCAAAATCTAAAGAAGATGCAGGTAAAAACCGTGAAGCCATGAAGGCGAGACACGTGCAATACGATGCCGAACTGAAAGGTATCTTAACGCCTCAACAATATGCCAAATATCAAGCTGATCAGGCAGAAATGCGTGCTCGTTTCGAGAAAAGAAGCCAGGAAAAAGGACAGCGCTTTAAAGGCGGTGAAAGCAGACAGCAAAGAAGCTAG
- a CDS encoding energy transducer TonB, whose product MEVTNLRKLTMDDIIFSGRNKAYGAYLLRKIYNKHVTAATFIATSLFLLLISTPLIAKYVKGDVDVVLPTKDDGGLIVELPPTPALPEEEVIIPPAAPITPPPAPPAARPQMRYTPPVVKPNNQVDDQSDVPDVAQLEGVDIGTKNIEGVIGGEPADLNALEGVPGGTGIVSDAMPEAPYEYVEQMPEFPGGEKAMMAYLGKNIRYPAAATRVGIEGICVLSFVVSKTGEISDIQVVKNLGGGTGEEAVRVVKTMPRWTPGKQNGRAVPVRYTLPVRYTLR is encoded by the coding sequence ATGGAAGTAACTAATTTAAGAAAGCTTACGATGGATGACATTATCTTTTCGGGGCGCAACAAAGCCTACGGTGCTTACCTGCTACGTAAAATCTACAACAAGCACGTTACTGCAGCTACCTTTATAGCCACCTCTCTTTTCCTGCTGCTCATCAGTACACCGCTAATTGCCAAGTATGTGAAAGGGGATGTGGATGTAGTGCTGCCAACAAAGGATGATGGGGGGTTAATAGTAGAATTACCACCAACACCGGCTCTACCGGAAGAGGAGGTTATAATACCTCCAGCCGCACCTATAACTCCCCCTCCGGCGCCTCCGGCTGCCAGACCTCAGATGCGATATACACCGCCTGTCGTAAAACCCAACAACCAGGTAGATGACCAATCAGATGTGCCGGATGTTGCGCAATTAGAAGGCGTAGACATTGGCACTAAGAACATAGAGGGTGTTATAGGTGGCGAGCCCGCAGACTTAAATGCACTTGAAGGTGTACCTGGTGGAACAGGCATTGTGAGTGATGCCATGCCGGAGGCGCCATACGAATATGTAGAGCAAATGCCGGAATTTCCGGGTGGGGAAAAAGCCATGATGGCTTATTTAGGCAAAAACATCCGGTATCCGGCTGCAGCAACCAGAGTTGGCATTGAGGGGATATGCGTACTCTCCTTTGTGGTGAGCAAAACCGGTGAGATATCTGATATCCAGGTGGTTAAAAATTTAGGTGGCGGTACCGGAGAGGAAGCAGTGCGTGTAGTAAAAACAATGCCCCGTTGGACTCCCGGAAAGCAAAATGGCCGTGCTGTGCCTGTACGTTATACTTTACCTGTTCGCTATACTTTAAGATAA
- a CDS encoding biopolymer transporter ExbD, producing the protein MAEVQEKAETGKGGGKQRTKKIPVHLDMTPMVDLAFLLLTFFMLTTTFALPQAMQLTMPADGPPSALAASNALTILLGENNRLFYYFGSGDPAEHPAVTETDFSNTGIRKVLLSERVKSNPKLMVSIKPMEKSRYQNTVDILDEMKITDTRKYALVDITENDKKLIATR; encoded by the coding sequence ATGGCCGAAGTTCAGGAAAAAGCAGAAACCGGTAAAGGAGGAGGCAAGCAAAGAACTAAAAAGATACCCGTCCACCTGGACATGACACCTATGGTAGATCTGGCTTTTTTGCTGCTCACCTTTTTTATGTTAACCACCACATTTGCCCTGCCACAGGCAATGCAGCTAACCATGCCAGCCGATGGCCCACCATCTGCTTTAGCGGCCAGTAATGCACTAACTATTTTGCTGGGCGAAAATAACAGGCTTTTCTACTACTTCGGTTCAGGCGATCCTGCCGAACACCCAGCAGTAACGGAAACAGACTTTTCAAACACCGGCATCAGGAAGGTGCTGCTATCGGAAAGGGTAAAGTCAAATCCGAAACTAATGGTTTCGATCAAGCCTATGGAAAAGTCGCGCTACCAGAACACGGTAGATATTCTGGATGAAATGAAAATTACCGACACCAGAAAATATGCCCTGGTAGACATTACTGAAAACGACAAAAAATTAATAGCAACCAGATAA
- the budA gene encoding acetolactate decarboxylase: protein MLAALAACNSNNKAENQTNTASSQEEQHDKIFYASLNRAIHQGQYDGTMSVEELKKHGNLGVGSAARLAYELVLLDGTAYGIPADGKVYELADTVQIPFAAVKLFNPDQTITIVKPLTLEALEAYLDSVITKNAFAALKVTGRFASLKYRSFEPQQRPYQPTDDVPEETFERSGIEATLVGLFTPESAEVLNSPVYHFHFVDEARTTGGHVNDLVVEQVEVQIDYANGLEVQLPDPALLQHLELNKPISE from the coding sequence ATGCTTGCTGCATTAGCAGCTTGCAACAGTAACAATAAAGCTGAGAACCAGACAAATACTGCTTCCAGCCAGGAGGAGCAGCACGATAAGATATTTTATGCTTCGCTCAATCGGGCTATCCACCAGGGACAGTATGACGGCACAATGTCTGTAGAAGAACTGAAGAAGCATGGGAACTTAGGTGTAGGAAGTGCTGCCCGGTTAGCCTATGAGCTGGTGTTGCTGGATGGTACTGCTTACGGCATACCTGCCGACGGGAAAGTATACGAACTGGCCGACACAGTGCAAATTCCTTTTGCCGCTGTTAAGTTGTTCAATCCGGATCAAACAATAACAATTGTGAAGCCATTAACCCTGGAGGCATTGGAAGCCTACCTGGATTCGGTGATCACTAAAAATGCTTTTGCTGCCCTTAAAGTGACGGGTAGGTTTGCTTCGTTAAAGTACAGAAGCTTTGAGCCACAGCAGCGGCCTTATCAGCCTACCGACGATGTTCCGGAGGAGACCTTTGAGCGTTCAGGAATAGAGGCAACGCTGGTAGGCCTCTTTACACCGGAATCGGCAGAAGTATTAAACAGTCCTGTGTATCACTTCCATTTTGTAGACGAGGCCAGAACGACAGGAGGCCATGTAAACGATCTGGTAGTAGAGCAGGTGGAGGTGCAGATAGACTATGCCAATGGGCTAGAGGTGCAATTACCAGACCCTGCCTTGCTGCAGCACCTGGAACTGAACAAGCCGATCTCGGAATAA
- a CDS encoding DNA-binding response regulator, whose amino-acid sequence MIIEDERLVAEHVASVLKQAQYEHVVIANNRKDAMQLYRQQGVDLIISDINLYGQHEGPLIIRELLAIRPAPVVYLTAYSEQQTLDDALLTAPAAYVLKPFTERQLLVAVKMALRQTEAVTPGNEPKPSARELDIIQYLAEGMSSKKIAEKLFISEYTVNTHRRNILRKFDVGTSSELIAMAVKQRWIKLL is encoded by the coding sequence TTGATAATTGAAGATGAGCGGCTGGTAGCTGAGCATGTCGCCTCTGTGCTAAAGCAGGCACAGTATGAGCATGTGGTCATTGCCAACAACCGGAAGGATGCAATGCAGCTTTACAGGCAGCAGGGAGTCGATTTGATTATCAGCGATATAAATTTATATGGTCAGCATGAAGGCCCGCTGATAATTAGAGAGTTGCTGGCTATAAGACCTGCGCCTGTAGTATATCTTACTGCCTACTCAGAGCAGCAAACGCTTGATGATGCCCTTCTGACAGCTCCTGCAGCTTATGTACTAAAGCCTTTTACAGAGCGTCAGTTGCTGGTAGCCGTAAAAATGGCCCTTCGCCAAACAGAAGCCGTAACACCCGGTAATGAACCAAAGCCCTCTGCCCGTGAGCTGGATATTATACAGTATCTGGCCGAAGGAATGAGTAGCAAAAAAATTGCTGAAAAGCTTTTTATCAGTGAATATACCGTAAACACCCACCGTCGCAACATTTTAAGAAAGTTTGATGTTGGCACCAGCTCTGAACTGATTGCTATGGCCGTGAAGCAGCGCTGGATTAAGCTTTTGTAA
- a CDS encoding sensor histidine kinase produces the protein MRNLDEYMQHIRGNEVAFALEHRIFNMSSFLITSFAVLGATANYLIGLHMLTVWLSLAGALISGALYYYSRFRNHFSISLIVIYIIATMTILSWMNFYNGGLEGNVIYLIIMLQNIFLLIAPAKYQYWIYSLFYLNILALLLLEYIFPHWVLPYSSREEKIIDHAVTMLYTLLYTTVVIAAYRKSYYTERERVAAQNRELLSLNEQITWQRQKLEDKTQELEAAVKIANDRHEHINTLLRELNHRVKNNLQVISSLLNLQAFAVQDENARHAILESKNRLLSMILVHQRLYQVGSATDVYMMDYLRELAETIMFSYNGIFEDEMLEYDIEPVWLNIEATIPLGLICNELISNAFKHAFKDTPEPRLKVTFKDKGAQYLLEIEDNGSGIRHSASSKTFGMDLVNSMVKQLNGNLSITVARGTSVSVLFSLGKNKQGASENRSVDNLSLPVYFPDRLEYSENFSEKTGRNG, from the coding sequence ATGCGGAACCTGGATGAATACATGCAGCACATCAGGGGAAACGAGGTAGCTTTCGCGCTGGAGCATCGTATCTTTAACATGTCAAGCTTCTTGATTACAAGCTTTGCAGTGTTAGGCGCTACTGCCAATTACCTGATCGGCCTTCACATGCTCACTGTTTGGCTCAGCCTGGCAGGTGCCCTTATCTCCGGTGCCCTCTACTACTACTCCCGGTTCCGGAATCATTTCTCTATCAGCCTAATAGTTATTTACATTATAGCTACAATGACTATCCTTAGCTGGATGAACTTCTACAACGGAGGGCTGGAAGGCAATGTGATTTACCTGATTATTATGCTGCAGAACATTTTTCTGCTGATTGCCCCGGCTAAATACCAGTACTGGATTTATAGTCTGTTCTACTTAAATATACTGGCCCTGCTGCTGCTGGAGTACATATTTCCGCATTGGGTGCTGCCTTATAGCAGCAGAGAGGAAAAAATAATAGACCATGCTGTTACAATGCTGTACACGCTGCTGTATACAACGGTGGTAATTGCTGCATACCGGAAGAGCTACTATACGGAGCGGGAAAGAGTGGCTGCTCAAAACCGGGAGCTTCTTTCGCTGAACGAGCAGATTACCTGGCAGCGGCAAAAGCTGGAAGATAAAACACAGGAGCTGGAGGCAGCAGTAAAAATTGCCAACGACCGGCACGAGCATATCAACACCCTGCTCAGGGAGCTGAACCATCGGGTGAAGAACAACCTGCAGGTGATAAGCAGCCTGCTAAACCTGCAGGCCTTTGCTGTGCAGGACGAAAATGCCCGCCACGCCATACTTGAAAGCAAGAACAGGCTGCTTTCTATGATTCTGGTGCACCAGCGGCTCTACCAGGTAGGAAGTGCCACCGATGTATACATGATGGATTACCTGCGCGAACTTGCAGAAACAATCATGTTTTCGTATAACGGCATTTTTGAAGACGAGATGCTGGAGTATGATATTGAGCCGGTTTGGTTGAATATAGAAGCAACGATTCCCTTAGGATTGATTTGCAACGAGTTAATTTCAAATGCTTTTAAGCACGCCTTTAAAGATACACCGGAGCCACGCCTGAAAGTAACTTTCAAAGATAAAGGTGCTCAGTACCTGCTGGAGATCGAAGACAATGGTTCCGGTATCAGGCATTCGGCCAGTTCCAAAACCTTCGGTATGGATCTCGTGAACAGCATGGTAAAGCAGCTAAACGGAAATTTGTCTATAACAGTCGCTCGTGGTACCAGCGTTTCTGTACTCTTTTCGCTGGGAAAAAATAAACAGGGCGCCTCTGAAAACAGAAGCGTTGATAACCTTAGCCTCCCAGTTTATTTTCCGGATCGTCTGGAATATTCGGAAAATTTTTCTGAAAAAACTGGCAGAAATGGGTAA
- the nth gene encoding endonuclease III translates to MRKKERYKLLIEHFTQNFPEPETELHYTNPYELILAVVLSAQCTDKRVNIVTPALFEAFPTPAHLATATPDEILPYIKSISYPNNKAKHLAGLGKMLVEQFNSEVPNTVEELVKLPGVGRKTANVIVSVIWNQPAMAVDTHVFRVSKRLGLVAKTAKTPLEVEKELIANLPQELIAKAHHWLILHGRYICIARRPKCEECPLTHFCQFFQKNFPNIPDDPENKLGG, encoded by the coding sequence ATGCGCAAAAAGGAAAGATACAAGTTGCTGATTGAGCACTTTACCCAGAATTTTCCAGAACCAGAAACCGAACTGCACTATACAAACCCATACGAACTGATACTTGCAGTTGTACTAAGTGCCCAGTGCACAGATAAGCGAGTAAATATAGTTACACCGGCCCTTTTTGAGGCTTTTCCTACTCCTGCGCATTTGGCAACAGCTACGCCGGATGAGATTCTGCCGTATATTAAAAGTATCTCCTACCCTAACAACAAAGCCAAGCACCTGGCCGGGTTAGGCAAAATGCTGGTGGAGCAGTTTAACTCAGAAGTACCCAACACAGTAGAGGAATTGGTGAAGCTGCCCGGTGTGGGGCGCAAAACGGCCAATGTTATTGTCTCCGTTATCTGGAACCAGCCTGCCATGGCGGTAGACACACACGTGTTCAGGGTAAGCAAGCGTTTGGGCTTAGTGGCTAAAACGGCTAAAACACCTTTAGAAGTTGAAAAGGAGTTAATTGCCAACCTTCCGCAGGAACTTATTGCCAAAGCACATCACTGGCTTATTTTACACGGCAGGTATATCTGCATTGCCCGAAGGCCAAAGTGCGAAGAATGCCCCCTTACCCATTTCTGCCAGTTTTTTCAGAAAAATTTTCCGAATATTCCAGACGATCCGGAAAATAAACTGGGAGGCTAA
- a CDS encoding RNA polymerase sigma factor, with protein MNTTTQLSDSALVSLYIAGNENAFEQLVNRHKNKVYTTILLIVKDSYTAEDLLQDAFIKAVHTMKSGRYNEEGKFSSWICRIAHNLAIDYFRKEKRSPMITLEDGSNVFNNLSFAEDSAESLQIKEDTFARLRELIQTLPQSQREVLMMRHYADMSFQEIAEATGVSINTALGRMRYALINLRKKMLNTNIAYDKNLYSE; from the coding sequence ATGAATACGACTACGCAGTTAAGCGATTCTGCATTGGTATCGCTTTACATAGCCGGAAACGAAAACGCGTTCGAACAGCTAGTAAACAGACACAAAAATAAAGTTTATACTACAATCTTATTGATTGTAAAAGATTCTTATACGGCCGAAGATTTGCTGCAGGATGCCTTTATAAAGGCAGTGCATACCATGAAAAGCGGCCGCTATAACGAAGAAGGCAAGTTTTCTTCCTGGATTTGTCGAATTGCCCATAACCTGGCAATTGACTACTTCCGTAAAGAGAAGCGAAGCCCGATGATCACTCTTGAAGACGGGAGCAATGTGTTTAATAACTTATCGTTTGCAGAAGACTCTGCTGAGTCGCTGCAGATTAAAGAAGACACTTTTGCCCGACTGCGTGAGCTAATCCAAACGTTGCCACAATCGCAGCGGGAAGTACTTATGATGCGCCATTATGCCGACATGAGTTTCCAGGAAATAGCAGAAGCAACAGGAGTGAGCATCAACACCGCCTTAGGTCGTATGCGCTATGCGCTCATCAACCTGAGAAAGAAGATGCTAAATACGAATATTGCTTATGATAAAAACCTCTACTCAGAATGA
- a CDS encoding group III truncated hemoglobin: protein MAYTYSLQAMKDLENEADIKQLVDTFYDHVNHDALLSPVFNEIAQVDWEHHLPVMYNFWSSVLFGTMAYKGQPFPKHLRLPVTGEHFDKWIALFKATVDALFSGKKAEEAKQKAQSIARIFQMKMGLLPYV from the coding sequence ATGGCATATACCTATTCTCTGCAAGCGATGAAAGACCTGGAAAACGAAGCCGATATCAAGCAACTGGTAGATACATTTTATGATCATGTAAATCATGATGCATTGCTTTCTCCTGTTTTCAACGAAATTGCTCAGGTCGATTGGGAGCATCATTTGCCCGTTATGTATAACTTCTGGAGTTCTGTGCTTTTTGGCACTATGGCCTATAAAGGGCAGCCTTTCCCGAAGCACCTGCGCCTTCCTGTAACAGGAGAACATTTTGATAAATGGATAGCTTTATTTAAAGCAACAGTAGATGCACTCTTTAGTGGCAAGAAAGCAGAAGAAGCAAAACAAAAAGCGCAGAGCATCGCTCGTATTTTTCAAATGAAAATGGGCTTACTGCCATATGTTTAG
- a CDS encoding MFS transporter: protein MNNRSGQKHDPYAVLRIPDFRLYVSARLCITLAMQIQAVIVGWQIYDITKDPLSLGLIGLAEAIPSIFVSLYAGYVADKIPRKKIILVVISVLLLCSTLLLFFTLDISNILLLYGVLPIYGIIFLSGIARGFMSPAVFSFMPQLVTGKQLYANAITWSSTTWQAASLAGPAIGGLIYGFYGIQAAYATDALLVLLSLLAFSLIGARPLPEDINPQNLKESLRTGIQFVFGNQIILGAISLDMFAVLFGGAVALLPIFASDILLIGPQGLGFLRAAPAVGSVIMAVFMAYRPVTIQAGKKMLWAVAGFGVCIVLFGLSTSFWFSLLLLALSGAFDSISVIIRSTLIHTLTPEYMKGRVSSVNSIFVGSSNEIGAFESGFTAKIMGVVPAVVFGGAMTLFVVGVTAFKADKLRSLDLTPDAELA from the coding sequence ATGAATAACCGTTCCGGGCAAAAGCATGATCCTTATGCCGTATTAAGAATACCCGATTTTCGATTATATGTTTCTGCCAGGCTATGCATTACACTGGCTATGCAAATACAGGCTGTCATAGTTGGCTGGCAGATCTACGATATTACAAAAGACCCACTTTCCTTGGGATTGATAGGACTTGCCGAGGCGATACCATCGATCTTCGTCTCGCTCTACGCCGGTTATGTAGCAGATAAAATTCCGAGGAAGAAAATTATTCTGGTGGTAATATCGGTTCTGCTGTTATGCTCTACACTACTGCTTTTCTTTACTTTGGATATAAGTAATATATTGCTGCTCTACGGGGTGCTCCCGATTTACGGCATTATATTTTTAAGCGGAATAGCCAGGGGATTTATGAGTCCGGCTGTTTTTTCTTTTATGCCGCAATTAGTAACCGGCAAACAACTATACGCCAATGCTATAACCTGGAGCAGTACAACATGGCAGGCTGCTTCGCTGGCCGGGCCAGCTATAGGTGGCCTGATCTACGGTTTTTATGGAATACAGGCAGCCTATGCCACAGACGCATTGCTGGTATTGCTTTCGCTGCTTGCTTTCTCCCTGATTGGAGCCAGGCCTTTGCCCGAAGATATTAACCCTCAAAATCTGAAAGAGAGCTTACGCACTGGTATACAATTTGTCTTTGGTAATCAGATTATACTTGGTGCCATATCCCTGGATATGTTTGCCGTACTTTTTGGAGGAGCTGTAGCTTTGCTTCCGATTTTTGCCTCCGATATTCTGCTGATCGGGCCTCAGGGACTCGGATTTCTGCGTGCTGCTCCGGCTGTTGGATCGGTTATAATGGCGGTGTTCATGGCTTACCGCCCTGTAACTATACAAGCCGGTAAAAAGATGCTATGGGCAGTGGCCGGTTTCGGGGTATGTATTGTGTTGTTCGGCTTATCCACCAGCTTCTGGTTTTCGCTGCTGCTGCTGGCCTTGAGCGGGGCTTTTGACAGTATAAGCGTGATCATACGGTCTACACTCATTCATACTCTTACACCTGAGTACATGAAAGGGAGAGTGTCGTCTGTTAATAGTATTTTTGTTGGTTCTTCGAATGAGATTGGTGCTTTCGAATCTGGATTTACAGCCAAAATAATGGGAGTAGTGCCTGCCGTAGTATTTGGCGGAGCCATGACGTTGTTTGTGGTGGGCGTAACGGCTTTTAAAGCAGACAAACTGCGGAGTCTGGATTTAACCCCGGATGCGGAACTGGCCTGA
- a CDS encoding 30S ribosomal protein THX — translation MGKGDKKTKKGKISKGTFGNSRPRQATKNKAQSNSKEAAASK, via the coding sequence ATGGGAAAAGGAGATAAAAAAACTAAAAAAGGCAAAATCTCAAAAGGCACATTTGGAAACAGCCGACCAAGACAGGCTACTAAAAATAAAGCCCAAAGCAATTCGAAAGAGGCAGCAGCTTCTAAATAA